The Arachis duranensis cultivar V14167 chromosome 2, aradu.V14167.gnm2.J7QH, whole genome shotgun sequence genome has a window encoding:
- the LOC107473484 gene encoding calmodulin-1, producing the protein MATSLTEDQIAKFREAFSVIDKDSDGFITLEELIAILQQLDGNSTKEEVQEMISEADIDANGIINFEEFLTFMGRKIKENQAEELKDAFKVFDRNNDGYISATELRHVMMKMGERLTDEEAEEMIREADLDGDGQVSYEEFARMMLLN; encoded by the exons atggcaactTCATTAACAGAAGATCAGATTGCTAAATTTCGGGAAGCTTTTTCTGTAATTGACAAGGACTCTGATG GATTCATTACTTTGGAAGAGCTTATAGCAATTTTACAACAATTAGATGGAAATTCAACAAAAGAAGAAGTCCAAGAAATGATTAGTGAAGCTGATATTGATGCAAATGggataataaattttgaagagTTCTTGACTTTTATGGGAAGGAAAATCAAG GAAAATCAGGCTGAGGAGTTAAAAGATGCATTTAAAGTGTTTGATAGAAATAATGATGGATACATATCAGCCACTGAG cTGAGACATGTGATGATGAAAATGGGAGAGAGGTTAACAGATGAAGAAGCTGAAGAAATGATAAGAGAGGCAGATTTGGATGGTGATGGTCAAGTCAGCTATGAAGAATTTGCAAGAATGATGTTGCTCAATTGA
- the LOC107473483 gene encoding 2-methyl-6-phytyl-1,4-hydroquinone methyltransferase, chloroplastic: MASSMFSGTESLTLFSSKTPNGLCFNASNFHSKRIGFNSSTTNFNFSNKARVRHNSNRIVRTIVPKCSLSASRPTSQPRFIQHKKEAFWFYRFLSIVYDHVINPGHWTEDMRDEALEPADLSDRNMIVVDVGGGTGFTTLGIVKHVDAKNVTILDQSPHQLAKAKQKEPLKDCKIIEGDAEDLPFRTDYADRYVSAGSIEYWPDPQRGIREAYRVLKLGGKACVIGPVYPTFWLSRFFADVWMLFPKEEEYIEWFQKAGFKDVQLKRIGPKWYRGVRRHGLIMGCSVTGVKPASGDSPLQLGPKEEDVEKPVNTFVFLYRFLLGALAATWFVLVPIYMWLKDQIVPKGQPI, translated from the exons ATGGCTTCATCAATGTTCAGTGGAACCGAAAGCCTCACACTTTTCAGTAGCAAAACCCCGAACGGTTTGTGTTTCAATGCTTCCAATTTTCACTCTAAAAGAATAGGTTTCAATTCTAGCACTACTAATTTCAATTTCAGTAATAAAGCTAGGGTTCGTCATAATAGTAATAGGATTGTTAGAACCATAGTACCAAAATGTAGTTTATCAGCTTCTAGGCCAACATCACAACCTAGGTTCATTCAGCACAAAAAAGAAGCATTTTGGTTCTATAGGTTCCTTTCAATTGTGTATGACCATGTCATAAACCCTGGCCATTGGACTGAGGACATGAGAGATGAGGCACTTGAGCCTGCTGACCTAAGTGACAGGAACATGATTGTTGTTGATGTCGGTGGCGGCACCGGTTTCACCACATTGGGGATTGTTAAGCATGTGGATGCCAAGAATGTCACCATTCTTGACCAGTCCCCGCACCAGCTCGCCAAGGCCAAGCAGAAGGAGCCCTTGAAGGATTGCAAGATTATCGAAGGGGATGCCGAGGACCTCCCCTTTCGAACCGATTATGCTGACAGATATGTGTCTGCTGGAAG CATTGAGTACTGGCCGGATCCACAGCGCGGCATCAGGGAAGCATACAGGGTATTGAAACTTGGGGGCAAAGCATGTGTAATTGGTCCCGTCTACCCAACATTCTGGTTGTCACGATTCTTTGCTGATGTTTGGATGCTTTTCCCCAAGGAGGAAGAGTACATTGAGTGGTTTCAAAAGGCTGGATTCAAGGATGTCCAACTAAAACGGATTGGCCCAAAGTGGTATCGTGGTGTTCGGCGCCATGGCTTGATTATGGGTTGTTCAGTTACCGGTGTTAAGCCTGCATCTGGTGATTCTCCTTTGCAG CTTGGTCCAAAGGAAGAAGATGTGGAGAAGCCTGTTAATACCTTTGTGTTCTTATATCGTTTCCTTTTGGGTGCATTGGCAGCTACATGGTTTGTGTTGGTTCCTATTTACATGTGGCTCAAGGATCAAATTGTTCCCAAGGGTCAGCCAATCTAA
- the LOC107473519 gene encoding replication protein A 70 kDa DNA-binding subunit D-like, with translation MTAKTDLIRDINSTKLAWSLVVGVARLYEFSSQWNQNEVFSLEMVLQDEQGDRIHATICKPGLDLFRERIKEHAVYSMWNFIVKINNEKVRTTAHKYKLSFYTKTEVEVLPIETFAFNPFKFCPFAELESNAPMDGNFLFDYIGEVVGKEEAMGIITRTGKESKRIALLLEDLEKHKIKCTLFGELVAQVLPHLERDDGEPFIMVVQLFKSNVYLNSVNVQSTYYVSKCYFNPNLPEVIDFKKRLAEEETSCWIVGNIVSLEVDKYDWSYTSCKTCPKKILESKDRYWCDHCRRVGFKAMLRYRLQVIVTDESGVYSILKISDDEYLMSIFGPANSSFNASVRDNSNGHETVSLSKDSAVESNYDSSYETPAKRSSPDIGDGSTTEADLALSDEELRNLTLIEIEQILNKKQHTECLSKLTAEQKKVYDKIINAAESQHGRVGNGTSEGTCDGSNMINIPPELLITNYNDPIQAMIEVIYSDYIIDMANESHLKDRAILAPTIHVVDEVNDYMTAMNNN, from the exons ATGACTGCAAAAACAGACTTGATCAGAGACATCAATTCAACCAAGCTGGCTTGGTCGTTGGTCGTGGGTGTTGCCCGATTGTATGAGTTTTCCAGCCAGTGGAACCAGAATGAAGTGTTTAGCTTGGAGATGGTCTTGCAAGATGAGCAG GGTGATAGAATTCATGCAACGATATGTAAGCCTGGCTTGGACTTATTCAGGGAAAGGATAAAAGAGCATGCCGTGTATAGTATGTGGAATTTTATTGTGAAAATTAACAATGAGAAGGTAAGGACAACTGCTCATAAGTACAAGCTTAGCTTCTATACAAAGacagaggtggaagtccttccAATCGAGACTTTCGCTTTTAACCCATTCAAATTCTGCCCCTTTGCTGAACTTGAGTCAAATGCTCCAATGGATGGCAATTTTTTGTTTG ATTACATAGGAGAGGTTGTtggaaaagaagaagctatggggATAATTACACGCACGGGTAAAGAAAGCAAGCGTATTGCACTACTGTTGGAAGATCTAGA GAAGCACAAGATTAAATGTACATTGTTCGGAGAATTGGTGGCCCAAGTGCTTCCACACCTCGAGCGAGATGATGGGGAGCCTTTCATAATGGTTGTTCAGCTTTTTAAGTCGAATGTATACTTAAATTCTGTGAATGTTCAAAGCACTTACTATGTCTCCAAATGTTACTTCAATCCAAACCTTCCCGAAGTTATTGACTTCAAGAAAAG ATTGGCAGAGGAG gaaACCTCTTGCTGGATTGTGGGAAATATTGTGTCTTTAGAGGTCGATAAATATGACTGGTCCTATACGTCATGTAAGACATGTCCAAAGAAAATTCTAGAGAGCAAAGATAGGTACTGGTGTGATCATTGTAGGCGTGTAGGCTTCAAGGCTATGCTAAG GTATAGACTTCAAGTAATCGTCACTGATGAAAGCG GGGTATATAGCATTTTAAAGATTTCAGATGATGAGTACCTCATGTCCATTTTTGGTCCTGCCAATTCTTCTTTCAATGCTTCTGTAA GAGATAATAGCAATGGACATGAGACAGTTTCTCTGTCCAAG GATTCAGCAGTTGAGAGCAACTATGATAGCTCCTATGAGACTCCAGCCAAGAGGTCCTCTCCTGATATAGGTGATGGCTCGACAACAGAAGCAG ATCTAGCTTTGAGTGATGAAGAATTAAGGAATCTAACGTTGATTGAGATCGAGCAAATCTTGAACA AAAAGCAACACACTGAGTGCCTCTCCAAATTAACTGCAGAGCAAAAAAAGGTTTATGATAAGATCATCAACGCTGCAGAAAGTCAACATGGACGT GTCGGCAATGGAACATCTGAAGGAACATGTGATGGAAGCAACATGATTAACATACCTCCTGAATTGCTTATCACTAATTATAATGATCCTATACAGGCAATGattgaagtaatctattccgaTTACATTATTGACATGGCTAACGAAAGCCACTTGAAAGATCGAGCTATTTTAGCTCCTACAATTCATGTTGTAGATGAGGTAAATGATTACATGACTGCAATGAATAACAATTAA